From one Triticum aestivum cultivar Chinese Spring chromosome 4B, IWGSC CS RefSeq v2.1, whole genome shotgun sequence genomic stretch:
- the LOC123090694 gene encoding pollen allergen Phl p 5.0101-like, which translates to MAVHQWTVALFVAVALVAGPAISYAVETSNALAGAQPKATTEEQQLIEKANIAFKAAVAAAAVVAPADKYKTFQATFSLNFGWSIEGITGTFNFQATFTTRIAFAQLSAYHFAKGATLEAKYEAFVAILSESLRIIAGILEVHAVKPAGEEVKGAIPADELKAIDQIDAAFRTAAAAADAAPLKHKFAVFKSAFNKAIKETTGGAYEGYKFVPDLVSSIKKIYGITVPKTPKDKLLAFESALSKTILAMAAAATAPSTPTAATATATATPTPEI; encoded by the coding sequence ATGGCAGTGCATCAGTGGACAGTGGCGCTCTTTGTGGCTGTCGCCCTCGTGGCGGGGCCAGCCATCTCGTACGCTGTCGAAACCAGCAATGCCCTGGCCGGGGCACAACCAAAGGCCACGACCGAGGAGCAGCAGCTAATTGAGAAGGCCAATATCGCCTTCAAGGCGGCTGTGGCGGCCGCAGCCGTGGTCGCTCCAGCGGACAAGTACAAGACATTCCAGGCCACCTTCAGCCTGAACTTTGGCTGGTCTATCGAAGGGATCACCGGCACGTTCAACTTCCAAGCCACTTTCACCACCAGGATCGCCTTTGCTCAATTGTCAGCCTACCACTTCGCCAAGGGCGCTACCCTGGAGGCCAAGTACGAAGCCTTCGTGGCCATCCTAAGCGAGTCGCTCCGCATCATCGCCGGCATCCTCGAGGTCCACGCCGTCAAGCCCGCCGGCGAGGAAGTCAAGGGGGCGATCCCTGCCGATGAGCTGAAGGCCATCGACCAGATCGACGCTGCCTTTAGgactgcagccgccgccgccgacgctgccCCGCTCAAGCACAAGTTCGCCGTCTTCAAGTCCGCCTTCAACAAGGCCATCAAGGAAACTACAGGCGGTGCATACGAGGGCTACAAATTCGTCCCCGACCTCGTGTCCAGCATCAAGAAGATCTACGGCATCACTGTTCCCAAGACGCCCAAGGACAAGCTCTTGGCCTTTGAGTCCGCCCTGAGCAAGACCATCCTCGCCATGGCAGCTGCCGCCACCGCCCCTTCCACTCCCACTGCCGCCACTGCCACAGCAACCGCCACTCCCACTCCCGAAATATGA